A window of Daphnia pulicaria isolate SC F1-1A chromosome 10, SC_F0-13Bv2, whole genome shotgun sequence contains these coding sequences:
- the LOC124313949 gene encoding DENN domain-containing protein Crag-like isoform X1 has protein sequence MEDKQIADYFVVAGFTDKSMPLEDFSFDGNQLKSTYDQAPITDITVIIPSLGEGIPPGFTCIEYTPTGLTADLNYGSIRSPEVFLCYRRGRERPPLFDIGVLYQGKEQLMSDAEVVLSTPYGRAANVNNSANQHTYVTYRRAPDTAPCNDLVVSDICVVITSKGETPPHAYCMIKKNLNKGMLGADVYLCYKKSMNKPRHIAYRPGIQARFPEEDIPHNPMPDSVPLFCLPMGATLEWWPINAATPKPVFSTFVLTVSDAAEKIYGSAVTFYERYPEEKMTKEQKAWLDMDDVDDGSTEKDYTVNTIKSICILSHYPFFDTFEKFLRYLHKVAHSGPYPVPLERYITHFMYDVPFPSPQRPRILIQLSATDRIALAQLEDLPLPRRGASFKSMLLNLGPDGCLQLLLLALTEQKILIHSLRPDVLTATAEALATSIFPFKWQCPYIPLCPLGLSDVLSAPLPYLIGVDSRFFDMYDPPAEVSCVDLDTNTISISEEKKTLLTVKLLPKKAARTLRATLQYLYEKIYSTFWSERGKRGDDVDSSLDRDFKIKKKELLLELEIQEAFLKFMASILRGYRSYLLPITKAPTVGATDPNSLFDLQGFLRSRDKAYVKFYALMMKTQMFIRFIEERSFVSDMDSSLAFFDECSDKTDLDDGDIKLLELDDSHHSERTVFVTPPEPVGLPSNVTYTYQQFGTLNAALMQRPLDESLFDPSAVGSSTKPRSSSGNMCGSSLPPPSSPLARRTKHEIKNSQKFAKKYAETPMLWAKCLLNTCFSIWFIHLPSHILTSNSKVTTLRSAYAILVAMQKLRVLPADEVCYRVMMQLCGVLGQPVLAVKVLFEMKRHGVQPNAITYGFYNKAVLEAHWSSDMANHSRLLWNKLRNVVTAAGLFRQAGRKAAQSRISQYSSTDEGDLASNSDGDGLSRTSVDSAQEGHHSAGVGGAPIVYRNSTVTSSQSDVGYSSMKEDGQANQNQKPKCSSQKDLPTAVKAEESVDICGSRATNNKTAKTVTAVIPVTVRLDFSQSNEFRTRVGSIVRKSANAVPHKSVDSAAGVLMSSLGSGGGALSPIEATELKAALDDAGHNISHPSPPQPKGATLPREKSAGTPMASGNSTPDASSQTKSSSQSASTASLFRSASLRLGGMFVSPLEGHFSPAKTALADRLQWARSSIRKKLDMGGQQETPQSTTPKRKEQVQNEKIEVKSQESAIPVESSQLATCNGSGLNHVDEKDSAPHLINGDVEVASKNSHSDDKPGPTCSPERHTLTHGDPLGALDVITEVAKSTPVSAEVSPLKPFVLPDPSVRLFTSSHSTSSSGSSTEDSDDDSDDDSSEESESEEESDHSNDKSSASRLSFSRYAGARWSLRKPEFRVNLGAQVLGTALNSLSPQNLNARKAEFLVGLNNLKSAASSVAKKIDEIKGAIGAGVTVTPSKLSGSGLLTESMDARGGSASGSGALLTVDGPADGSLETWSSWTAQWLRRASSADLVSQQYPATGSATPSEWSTTDGQASSNIKGLPSWTETSAQLDRLCASMRFPNGGRRQRLGEELPIAIEVIMTSCSKCHNCSSILYDEEIMAGWTPEDSNLNSRCQHCKKLLVPFLTTHLHDYRSHPPLVVQQMISNLTPGVSQESVISSSHSRNGSDGGEKPAKEDEAVSKQAKAEKNPPTPLVAPAMFGPISVPYLSPLVLRRELEGILEQEGDVCLTQASFVDQHSIIYWNMLWYFERVGLMSHMAALILRANLGLNETNNNNDSEAANVTCRINPSWSSADEKNISVKTKWDNTKLHDELGPPCYALWQQTYEQHSPLVSALVTDNQSFPRSFLDELLRGIQYNDMLRPLKQLSSELIKRKTVTGIARHHGIYRELLFLSFVAIGRENIDQIAFDREYRLAYDRLDAQSMATLGKVDSPPSIASVFCRHFFRQLEL, from the exons ATGGAAGACAAACAGATAGCTGACTACTTTGTGGTGGCTGGGTTTACAGACAAATCTATGCCATTAGAAGATTTCTCATTTGACGGGAATCAGCTCAAATCTACCTATGATCAGGCACCAATCACAGACATTACTGTCATTATACCTTCTCTGGGTGAAGGCATTCCACCTGGTTTTACTTGCATTGAATATACTCCAACTG GTTTGACAGCTGATCTTAATTATGGAAGCATAAGAAGCCCTGAAGTTTTTCTGTGTTATCGTAGGGGTCGTGAACGCCCACCTTTATTTGATATTGG GGTATTATACCAAGGGAAGGAACAACTGATGTCGGATGCAGAAGTTGTCTTGTCTACACCGTACGGAAGGGCTGCTAATGTAAATAACTCAGCCAATCAGCACACCTATGTAACTTATAGAAGAGCACCAGATACAGCCCCATGCAATGATCTTGTAGTCTCTGATATTTGCGTCGTCATTACCAGCAAAGGCGAAACGCCTCCACATGCTTACtgcatgataaaaaaaaacctcaacAAGGGAATG ttgGGTGCGGATGTCTACCTTTGCTACAAGAAGTCGATGAACAAACCACGCCATATAGCTTATAGACCTG GCATCCAAGCACGTTTCCCTGAAGAGGATATTCCTCACAACCCAATGCCGGATTCCGTTCCGTTGTTTTGTTTACCAATGGGCGCGACCCTAGAATGGTGGCCGATCAATGCTGCTACTCCCAAACCAGTGTTTTCCACCTTTGTCTTGACTGTATCAGATGCAGCAGAAAAa atatacGGTTCAGCAGTCACATTTTATGAACGGTATCCAGAGGAGAAAATGACTAAGGAACAAAAAGCCTGGCTTGATATGGATGATGTAGACGATGGATCTACTGAAAAAGACTATACCGTCAATACTATTAAATCCATCTGCATTTTGTCACATTACCCGTTTTTCgatacatttgaaaaatttctacgATATCTGCACAAGGTGGCTCATTCTGGGCCTTACCCAGTTCCGCTTGAAAG GTACATAACGCATTTCATGTACGACGTTCCGTTTCCATCACCACAACGTCCGCGCATCCTCATTCAACTGTCAGCTACCGACCGGATTGCACTGGCTCAGTTAGAAGACCTCCCGCTTCCTCGACG TGGAGCAAGCTTCAAGAGTATGTTGCTTAATTTGGGACCGGATGGCTGTCTTCAGCTATTACTTTTGGCCTTGACGGAACAGAAGATCTTGATTCATTCGTTACGGCCGGATGTTTTGACAGCAACGGCGGAAGCTCTCGCTACG AGTATATTTCCGTTCAAGTGGCAGTGCCCTTACATCCCATTGTGCCCTCTTGGACTTAGTGATGTCTTAAGTGCGCCACTTCCTTATCTCATCGGCGTAGATTCTCGTTTCTTTGATATGTACGACCCACCAGCCGAGGTCAGCTGTGTCGATCTTGATACGAACACCATTTCAAT ATcggaagagaagaaaactttACTTACGGTGAAGTTGCTGCCAAAGAAAGCCGCTCGAACACTACGAGCTACGCTCCAGTACCTCTACGAAAAGATTTATTCAACTTTTTGGAGTGAAAGGGGCAAGCGTGGAGACGATGTCGATTCTTCGTTAGATCgggatttcaaaattaaaaagaaagag CTGTTACTGGAATTGGAAATCCAAGAGGCCTTTCTTAAATTCATGGCATCTATTCTACGTGGCTATCGTTCCTATTTGTTACCCATCACCAAAGCGCCAACTGTGGGTGCAACAGATCCCAACTCTCTGTTTGACCTACAGGGATTTTTACGCTCTCGAGACAAAGCCTACGTGAAATTCTACGCCCTTATGATGAAAACGCAAATGTTTATCCGCTTCATTGAAGAGCGTTCTTTTGTCTCGGACATGGATTCCAGCCTAGCCTTTTTCGACGAATGCTCGGATAAA ACTGATTTGGATGATGGGGACATTAAACTACTTGAGCTTGATGATTCACATCACAGTGAACGAACGGTTTTTGTCACACCCCCAGAACCGGTGGGTCTTCCATCCAATGTAACATACACATATCAGCAATTCGGCACCTTGAATGCAGCTTTGATGCAACGGCCTTTGGATGAATCACTATTTGATCCGTCGGCAGTCGGTAGTAGCACGAAGCCGCGATCAAGCAGCGGGAATATGTGCGGTTCCTCTTTACCTCCTCCTAGCAGCCCCTTAGCTCGACGAACAaaacatgaaataaaaaattcccaaaagtTTGCCAAAAAGTATGCTGAGACACCAATGTTGTGGGCGAAATGTCTGCTTAATACTTGCTTCAG TATTTGGTTCATTCACCTCCCAAGTCATATCCTTACATCGAATTCCAAAGTGACAACCTTAAGATCCGCTTACGCCATCCTAGTGGCCATGCAGAAGCTCCGTGTCCTTCCGGCTGACGAAGTTTGCTATCGAGTGATGATGCAACTTTGTGGTGTTTTAGGTCAACCTGTTTTGGCAGTAAAAGTTCTCTTTGAAATGAAACGACATGGTGTGCAACCGAATGCCATTACCTACGGCTTCTACAACAAAGCCGTCCTTGAGGCACATTGGTCTTCAGACATGGCGAACCACAGCAGGCTACTTTGGAATAAGTTACGAAATGTTGTCACCGCGGCCGGACTATTCCGTCAAGCAGGAAGAAAAGCGGCCCAGAGTAGAATTTCACAGTATTCTTCGACGGACGAAGGCGATCTAGCTTCCAATTCGGATGGTGACGGCCTGTCTAGGACATCCGTTGATTCAGCCCAAGAAGGCCACCATTCAGCCGGAGTCGGAGGAGCTCCCATCGTTTATCGCAACAGCACAGTTACCA GTAGTCAATCAGACGTTGGGTACAGTTCCATGAAAGAAGATGGTCAGgctaatcaaaatcaaaagccCAAGTGTTCAAGCCAGAAAGACCTGCCAACTGCTGTCAAGG CTGAGGAGTCGGTTGATATTTGTGGTTCCCGTGCGACCAATAACAAAACGGCCAAAACGGTCACAGCAGTCATACCGGTGACCGTTCGACTGGATTTTTCCCAGTCGAATGAGTTCCGGACCCGAGTGGGGAGCATCGTCAGAAAATCTGCCAACGCCGTTCCTCATAAAAGTG TTGACAGTGCGGCGGGCGTTCTGATGAGCAGCCTCGGTAGTGGTGGCGGAGCCCTTAGTCCCATCGAAGCCACCGAACTCAAAGCAGCGTTGGACGATGCCGGACACAACATTTCCCATCCGTCACCACCGCAACCCAAAGGAGCAACTCTTCCTCGGGAGAAAAGTGCCGGGACACCTATGGCGTCTGGTAACTCAACACCAGACGCTTCTAGTCAGACTAAGTCGAGTTCTCAAAGTGCATCGACAgcgtctttattcag ATCGGCTAGCCTTCGCTTGGGCGGGATGTTTGTTTCGCCATTGGAAGGACATTTTAGTCCTGCTAAAACTGCCTTGGCTGATCGATTGCAATGGGCGCGCAGTAGCATtcgtaaaaaactggatatgggAGGCCAGCAAGAGACGCCACAGTCAACAACACCGAAACGAAAGGAACAAGtgcaaaatgagaaaattgaaGTCAAATCTCAGGAATCGGCCATCCCCGTTGAAAGTAGTCAACTAGCTACTTGCAATGGTAGTGGCCTTAATCACGTTGACGAAAAGGACAGTGCCCCTCATTTAATCAATGGAGATGTAGAAGTTGCCTCAAAAAATTCTCATTCCGATGACAAACCCGGACCAACTTGTAGTCCCGAACGGCACACACTCACTCATGGAGATCCTCTCGGCGCACTGGATGTCATAACAGAAGTCGCGAAATCGACACCCGTCTCCGCAGAAGTGTCTCCTCTGAAGCCCTTTGTGTTGCCAGATCCAAGTGTTCGACTCTTCACCAGTAGCCATAGCACTAGTAGCAGCGGTAGCAGCACAGAAGATAGTGATGACGACAGTGACGACGACAGCAGTGAAGAGTCCGAATCGGAAGAAGAATCGGATCACTCGAACGACAAATCATCAGCCTCCAGGTTGTCATTTAG TCGCTACGCAGGAGCACGTTGGAGTCTGCGAAAACCGGAATTCCGAGTCAACTTGGGCGCTCAAGTTTTGGGCACGGCCCTGAATTCTCTCAG tccGCAGAACCTGAACGCAAGGAAAGCGGAATTTCTAGTTGGCCTGAACAACCTCAAGTCGGCTGCCTCAAGTGTAGCAAAGAAGATTGATGAGATCAAAGGCGCCATTGGAGCTGGAGTGACTGTTACCCCATCGAAACTTTCTGGTTCTGGATT ATTGACTGAGTCCATGGATGCACGTGGCGGATCAGCTAGTGGCAGTGGGGCTCTGCTGACGGTCGATGGACCCGCAGACGGTTCATTAGAGACCTGGAGTTCTTGGACGGCTCAGTGGCTACGCCGGGCATCCTCGGCTGATCTAGTTTCACAACAGTATCCGGCCACTGGCTCAGCTACTCCTTCTGAATGGTCTACTACCGATGGGCAAGCCAGTTCTAACATAA AGGGATTGCCATCATGGACAGAAACTAGCGCCCAGTTAGACAGATTGTGTGCCTCGATGCGTTTTCCAAATGGTGGTAGACGGCAGCGTCTCGGTGAAGAATTGCCTATTGCCATTGAGGTGATCATGACGAGCTGCTCAAAATGTCACAATTGCTCTTCTATCCTTTACGACGAAGAGATCATGGCTGGATGGACCCCAGAAGATTCGAATCTTAACTCTAG GTGTCAACATTGCAAAAAGCTGTTGGTACCTTTCCTTACTACCCATCTACACGACTACCGCTCCCATCCTCCATTAGTGGTTCAACAAATGATTTCCAACTTAACACCAGGTGTAAGCCAAGAAAGCGTCATTTCATCATCACATTCTCGGAATGGCAGTGATGGAGGTGAAAAACCGGCTAAAGAGGATGAAGCTGTTTCCAAACAGGCAAAGGCTGAAAAGAACCCCCCGACTCCTCTCGTTGCTCCGGCAATGTTTGGACCTATCAGCGTCCCGTACCTGAGTCCTTTGGTTCTACGAAGGGAGTTGGAAGGTATTCTTGAACAGGAAGGGGACGTCTGCTTGACTCAAGCCAGCTTTGTCGATCAGCACTCGATCATTTATTGGAATATG CTGTGGTACTTTGAGCGCGTCGGTTTAATGTCCCATATGGCTGCACTTATATTGCGTGCCAACCTGGGACTTAATGAgaccaataataataatgatagcGAGGCCGCCAACGTCACATGCCGTATCAACCCTTCGTGGTCTTCTGCAGACGAGAAAAACATTTCCGTTAAGACGAAGTGGGATAATACCAAATTGCATGACGAG CTTGGTCCTCCCTGCTATGCCCTGTGGCAACAGACTTACGAACAGCATTCGCCGTTGGTTAGCGCCCTAGTTACCGACAATCAATCGTTTCCGCGAAG tttcctcGATGAGTTGTTGCGCGGAATTCAGTATAACGATATGCTCCGACCCCTCAAGCAGCTTTCTTCGGAATTGATAAAGCGCAAAACAGTAACGGGAATTGCTCGACATCACGGCATCTATCGCGAACTGCTCTTCCTTTCGTTTGTCGCCATCGGGCGAGAAAACATTGATCAAA TCGCATTTGATCGAGAATACCGTCTAGCTTACGACCGCCTTGACGCCCAGTCCATGGCTACGCTTGGCAAAGTTGACAGTCCCCCGTCCATTGCTTCGGTCTTTTGTCGCCACTTTTTCCGGCAACtagaattgtaa